From the Butyrivibrio fibrisolvens genome, one window contains:
- the fabF gene encoding beta-ketoacyl-ACP synthase II, protein MRRVVVTGIGTVNPTGNSVLESWDAIKNGKCGIGPITYFDTTDFKVKVAGEVKDFDVSKRLNKREARRMAPFTQYALYAAEEAILDSGLVKEGQKDAEGKEIPFYESKVSDDEAARCGVIISSGIGGIGIIEQEHTRGQEKGWERVSPFYIPMSISNMAAGRVAIAHGLKGMCTCPVTACAGGSNAVGDAFHRVRDGYEDVMVCGGAEGSITPLSIGGFSSMTALSYSEDPERASIPFDADRNGFVMGEGSGVLVIEELEHAKKRGARIYAEIVGYGANCDAYHITAPDPEGNGAADCMRLALKDAGIEASNISYINAHGTSTHLNDAGETKAIKKVFGEDAYKVPVSSTKSMTGHLLGGAGGVEAVFCVKAVDEGFIPATIGYKNPDPECDLDIVPNEGRNTDVKYAMSNSLGFGGHNACLIFKKFED, encoded by the coding sequence ATGCGTAGAGTAGTTGTAACAGGAATAGGAACCGTTAACCCTACCGGCAACAGCGTCCTGGAAAGCTGGGATGCTATCAAAAACGGCAAGTGCGGAATTGGTCCTATAACTTATTTTGACACAACAGATTTTAAAGTTAAGGTTGCAGGTGAAGTTAAGGATTTCGATGTTTCAAAGCGTCTTAACAAGCGTGAAGCAAGACGTATGGCCCCATTCACACAGTATGCTCTGTATGCCGCAGAAGAAGCAATCCTTGATTCTGGTCTTGTAAAAGAGGGTCAGAAGGATGCTGAGGGTAAAGAGATACCTTTTTATGAGTCAAAGGTAAGTGATGATGAAGCTGCAAGATGCGGTGTTATCATCTCAAGTGGTATTGGCGGAATCGGTATCATCGAACAGGAACATACAAGAGGACAGGAAAAGGGCTGGGAGCGAGTATCTCCTTTCTATATTCCTATGTCCATTTCAAATATGGCGGCAGGAAGAGTTGCTATAGCTCATGGTCTTAAGGGTATGTGTACATGTCCTGTTACAGCTTGTGCAGGCGGATCTAATGCTGTAGGTGATGCCTTCCACAGAGTAAGAGACGGTTATGAGGATGTTATGGTATGCGGCGGTGCTGAAGGCTCTATCACTCCACTGTCTATCGGCGGATTCTCTTCTATGACAGCACTCTCCTATTCTGAAGATCCTGAGCGCGCAAGTATTCCTTTCGATGCTGACAGAAACGGATTTGTAATGGGTGAAGGAAGCGGCGTACTTGTGATCGAAGAGCTTGAGCATGCCAAAAAGCGTGGCGCCAGGATCTATGCTGAGATCGTAGGATACGGTGCTAACTGTGATGCTTATCATATCACTGCTCCGGATCCAGAAGGTAACGGCGCTGCAGATTGTATGAGACTTGCTCTTAAAGATGCCGGTATCGAAGCTTCAAATATCTCATATATCAACGCGCATGGTACATCAACTCATCTTAACGATGCAGGCGAGACCAAGGCTATCAAGAAGGTCTTTGGCGAGGATGCATACAAAGTTCCTGTATCCAGCACTAAGTCTATGACAGGTCACCTTCTTGGCGGCGCAGGCGGCGTTGAGGCAGTATTCTGTGTTAAGGCTGTTGATGAGGGATTCATCCCTGCTACTATCGGTTACAAGAATCCTGATCCTGAGTGCGATCTTGATATCGTTCCTAACGAAGGAAGAAATACTGATGTTAAGTATGCAATGAGTAATTCTCTTGGATTTGGCGGACATAACGCCTGTCTTATATTCAAGAAATTTGAGGACTAA
- the fabG gene encoding 3-oxoacyl-[acyl-carrier-protein] reductase, protein MSETKRCALITGGSRGIGRAIAVSIAGEGYDLVIGYAGNSAKADETRELCFNAASTNGKEIRVISVQADVATQEGAKALVEAAMNEFGRIDVLVNNAGITRDGLLMRMSTEDFDDVIATNLKGAFLMTREVARPMMKQRYGRIINISSIVGLHGNAGQVNYSASKAGLIGLTKSTAKELASRNITCNAIAPGFIGTDMTKEMTDAAKEATLATIPMKKAGEPSDIANAALFLASEKSSYITGQVLGVDGGMGC, encoded by the coding sequence ATGAGTGAAACAAAAAGATGTGCCCTGATCACAGGTGGAAGCCGCGGCATAGGAAGAGCTATCGCTGTCTCAATTGCAGGCGAAGGATATGATCTTGTGATCGGATACGCAGGTAACAGCGCCAAGGCAGACGAGACAAGAGAACTTTGCTTCAATGCTGCCAGCACAAATGGTAAAGAGATAAGAGTTATATCAGTTCAGGCAGATGTAGCTACTCAGGAAGGAGCTAAAGCTCTGGTAGAAGCTGCCATGAACGAGTTTGGAAGAATTGACGTACTTGTTAATAACGCAGGTATTACAAGAGACGGTCTTCTTATGAGGATGAGCACTGAAGATTTTGATGATGTTATTGCTACCAATCTTAAAGGTGCATTCCTTATGACAAGAGAAGTTGCAAGGCCTATGATGAAGCAGCGCTATGGCCGCATCATCAATATATCAAGTATTGTAGGTCTTCACGGCAATGCAGGTCAGGTCAACTATTCTGCAAGTAAGGCTGGCCTAATCGGTCTTACCAAGTCTACTGCCAAGGAGCTTGCATCAAGGAATATAACCTGCAATGCAATAGCTCCCGGATTCATAGGCACAGATATGACCAAGGAGATGACAGATGCTGCCAAGGAGGCAACCCTTGCTACTATCCCTATGAAGAAGGCAGGCGAACCTTCTGACATAGCCAATGCTGCACTTTTCCTTGCATCAGAGAAGTCGTCCTATATCACAGGTCAGGTACTTGGCGTTGATGGCGGTATGGGATGCTGA
- the fabD gene encoding ACP S-malonyltransferase, translating into MKKAILYAGQGAQHAGMGKDLYEKYTTFAKAFDCANDVLDFDLHKLCFEDPDGDLIKTQYTQPCMVAFAAGMTALLKENGYEADYVAGLSLGEYSALEAAGVLSARQAIELAAFRGKAMAKAAEGIDCGMSAVLNLEEGVLNECCEKASKETGEIVMICNFNCPGQLVISGQKAAVDKAGEYAKEAGAKRVLPLSVSGPFHTSFMKSAGDALSDKFKEISFSKESITVLYDYLGKENEEGLSIEDLLVKQVQSPVRMEAIIRRLFENGVREFVEVGPGHALSGFIKKTAKAIGVDDYVIYAVETAEEFEEMLSKKTLSA; encoded by the coding sequence ATGAAAAAAGCTATATTATATGCGGGTCAGGGTGCTCAGCATGCAGGTATGGGCAAAGATCTGTATGAGAAGTATACAACATTTGCAAAAGCTTTTGACTGCGCAAACGATGTTCTTGATTTTGATCTTCATAAGCTTTGCTTCGAAGATCCTGATGGAGACCTTATCAAAACTCAGTATACACAGCCTTGCATGGTTGCATTTGCTGCAGGTATGACAGCTCTTCTTAAAGAAAACGGATATGAAGCTGACTATGTTGCAGGTCTTTCACTCGGCGAATACTCAGCTTTAGAAGCTGCAGGAGTTCTTAGCGCAAGGCAGGCAATCGAACTTGCTGCATTTAGAGGTAAGGCAATGGCTAAGGCTGCAGAAGGTATCGACTGCGGCATGAGCGCTGTACTTAACCTTGAAGAAGGTGTTCTTAATGAGTGCTGTGAAAAGGCAAGCAAAGAAACAGGCGAAATAGTTATGATCTGTAACTTCAACTGCCCGGGACAGCTCGTTATAAGCGGTCAGAAGGCTGCTGTTGATAAAGCAGGCGAGTATGCAAAGGAGGCAGGTGCCAAGCGTGTTCTTCCTCTTTCTGTAAGCGGACCATTCCATACAAGCTTCATGAAGAGTGCAGGTGATGCACTTTCAGACAAGTTCAAAGAAATCTCTTTTAGCAAAGAGTCTATCACGGTTTTATACGATTATCTGGGCAAAGAAAATGAAGAAGGACTCTCAATAGAGGATCTTTTGGTAAAGCAGGTTCAGAGCCCTGTTCGTATGGAAGCAATCATAAGACGCTTATTTGAAAACGGCGTTAGAGAATTCGTAGAAGTTGGTCCGGGACATGCACTTTCCGGATTTATCAAAAAGACTGCAAAAGCTATTGGCGTAGATGATTATGTTATCTACGCCGTAGAGACAGCTGAAGAATTCGAAGAAATGCTTTCAAAGAAAACTTTAAGTGCGTGA
- a CDS encoding nitronate monooxygenase: MIYLNNILGTKYPIIQGAMANIATGTFAAACSNAGGLGIIATGGMNPEVLRQEIATCRSLTDKPFGVNLMLMHPQTDEFVRIVCEEKVPFVTTGAGNPGKYMDSFKKAGIFVMPVVAAPILARHLEDCGADAIIAEGCESGGHIGEMTTMTLVPQVCDIVNVPVIAAGGVADNRQMRAVLELGACGVQVGTCLLGSIECPIHDNYKNAIIKAKGSDTIVTGRIGGTPVRVLKNKMAREYVAQEKKGATLEELEKYTLGSLRRAVFEGDTQTGSLMTGQTCGQVKEIRPVADIFADLCAGIDFSAVKEAM, translated from the coding sequence ATGATTTATTTAAATAATATATTGGGAACAAAATATCCCATAATTCAGGGGGCTATGGCCAATATAGCAACAGGCACTTTTGCAGCAGCCTGCTCTAATGCTGGTGGTCTTGGAATCATAGCTACAGGTGGCATGAATCCTGAAGTATTAAGACAGGAAATTGCTACATGCAGATCTCTTACAGATAAACCATTTGGTGTAAATCTCATGCTCATGCATCCGCAGACAGACGAGTTCGTAAGAATCGTATGTGAAGAGAAGGTTCCATTCGTAACAACAGGTGCAGGTAATCCCGGTAAGTACATGGACAGCTTCAAAAAGGCAGGAATCTTCGTAATGCCTGTAGTTGCTGCTCCTATCCTTGCAAGGCACCTTGAAGACTGCGGAGCTGACGCTATCATAGCAGAAGGCTGCGAATCAGGCGGTCACATCGGAGAGATGACAACAATGACTCTGGTACCTCAGGTATGCGACATTGTAAATGTCCCTGTAATAGCTGCAGGCGGCGTTGCTGACAACAGGCAGATGCGTGCAGTACTTGAACTTGGCGCATGTGGCGTACAGGTTGGTACATGCCTTCTTGGATCTATTGAATGTCCTATTCATGACAATTATAAAAATGCCATCATTAAGGCCAAGGGAAGCGATACTATCGTTACAGGCCGCATAGGCGGAACTCCTGTACGTGTTCTTAAGAACAAGATGGCTCGTGAATATGTAGCTCAGGAGAAAAAAGGTGCAACTCTTGAAGAGCTTGAAAAGTATACTCTTGGTTCTCTTAGAAGAGCTGTATTTGAAGGAGATACTCAGACCGGCTCACTTATGACAGGCCAGACCTGCGGTCAGGTTAAAGAAATAAGACCTGTAGCAGATATCTTCGCTGATCTATGCGCAGGAATTGATTTTAGCGCTGTCAAAGAAGCTATGTAA
- a CDS encoding beta-ketoacyl-ACP synthase III, with protein sequence MQGIKILSVAGCHPKKKVTNDDMAKIVETDDEWISTRTGIRSRYFCEDDESCVSMAIEACSTALQRSGISKEDIGCVICATISGDYATPSVSCMVQQALSLPEDIPVLDVNAACSGFIYALCVARGLLEASGKTYGLVIGMEELSRLLDMTDRTTCVLFGDGGGAAVIKRDPNALFRQTLGARGGKEISCLGAGNANSFIQMDGKAVFRFAVWAMPKCIDELLKADDGCDISLTDIDHVVCHQANSRIIDHVVKKSKEDPSKFYKNMDHFGNTSAGSIPLALSELYENGSLKKGDRLILVGFGAGLTWGGVMITFGD encoded by the coding sequence ATGCAGGGAATTAAGATATTATCCGTTGCCGGTTGTCATCCAAAAAAGAAGGTTACAAACGATGATATGGCAAAAATCGTTGAAACCGATGATGAGTGGATATCCACAAGGACCGGTATACGTTCAAGATATTTTTGCGAAGATGATGAATCCTGTGTCTCTATGGCTATAGAGGCTTGTAGCACAGCCCTTCAAAGATCCGGAATATCCAAAGAAGATATAGGATGCGTCATCTGCGCTACTATTTCCGGAGACTATGCAACTCCATCTGTTTCATGTATGGTGCAGCAGGCACTTTCACTTCCGGAAGATATTCCGGTACTTGATGTTAACGCAGCATGCAGCGGTTTTATATATGCTCTTTGCGTAGCCAGGGGGCTTCTTGAAGCAAGTGGAAAGACATATGGTCTTGTAATAGGTATGGAAGAACTCTCCCGCCTTCTTGATATGACAGACAGAACTACCTGTGTACTATTTGGAGACGGCGGCGGCGCTGCTGTTATAAAAAGAGATCCTAATGCTCTTTTTCGCCAAACTCTCGGTGCAAGAGGCGGCAAAGAAATATCCTGCCTTGGTGCAGGCAATGCAAACAGCTTCATTCAGATGGATGGAAAGGCTGTGTTCAGATTCGCAGTATGGGCTATGCCAAAGTGCATAGATGAGCTTCTTAAGGCAGATGATGGATGTGACATATCTCTGACAGATATAGACCATGTGGTATGCCATCAGGCTAACTCCCGTATAATCGATCACGTAGTCAAAAAGTCCAAGGAAGATCCGTCCAAATTTTATAAAAACATGGATCATTTCGGTAATACCAGCGCAGGATCTATCCCTCTTGCCTTGTCAGAATTATATGAAAATGGAAGCCTTAAAAAAGGTGACAGGCTCATACTTGTAGGCTTTGGAGCAGGACTTACCTGGGGCGGTGTGATGATCACATTTGGTGACTGA
- a CDS encoding acetyl-CoA carboxylase carboxyltransferase subunit alpha has product MNKNLSPLQRVSIERSIDRPHIEDFIEHLFSDFFEQKGDHLFDEDKSIFGGIARFNGRPVTVLGHHKGHTVQENMDYNFGMPRPEGYRKALRIMQQADKFHRPIITFVDTPGAYPGKEAEEHGQGEAIARNLAAMSHLNVPVITVVTGEGNSGGALAISVANRVIMLENAVYSVLSPEGFASILWKDSSRAEEACDLMKMTSYDLKDAGFCDEIIEEPEGGMQVDSEDVYERLSLSIEKALTAYSRMNAKDIIADRHEKYRNIGEVKEPASFFRKKA; this is encoded by the coding sequence ATGAATAAAAATCTATCACCACTTCAGAGGGTTTCTATCGAACGTTCAATTGACAGACCTCATATTGAAGACTTTATAGAGCATCTGTTTTCAGATTTCTTTGAGCAAAAAGGTGATCATCTTTTTGATGAAGATAAGAGTATCTTCGGCGGTATTGCCCGTTTTAACGGACGTCCAGTAACAGTCCTTGGTCATCATAAGGGACATACTGTGCAGGAGAACATGGACTACAATTTCGGAATGCCTCGTCCTGAAGGCTATCGTAAGGCTCTTCGTATCATGCAGCAGGCAGATAAGTTCCACCGCCCTATCATCACTTTTGTAGATACACCAGGCGCTTATCCCGGCAAGGAAGCTGAAGAGCACGGTCAGGGAGAAGCTATTGCAAGAAACCTTGCTGCTATGTCACACCTTAATGTTCCTGTTATCACAGTTGTAACAGGTGAGGGTAACTCCGGCGGAGCTCTTGCAATAAGCGTCGCTAACAGGGTCATTATGCTTGAAAATGCTGTATATTCTGTACTCTCACCTGAGGGCTTTGCTTCTATCTTATGGAAGGACTCAAGCCGCGCTGAAGAAGCCTGCGATCTTATGAAGATGACTTCCTATGACCTTAAAGATGCAGGATTTTGCGATGAGATCATTGAGGAGCCGGAAGGCGGAATGCAGGTAGATTCTGAAGATGTATATGAGAGACTTTCTCTTTCTATAGAAAAGGCTCTTACAGCATATTCCAGAATGAATGCCAAGGATATAATTGCCGACAGGCATGAAAAATACAGGAATATAGGTGAGGTTAAGGAGCCTGCATCTTTTTTCCGCAAAAAGGCCTGA
- the accD gene encoding acetyl-CoA carboxylase, carboxyltransferase subunit beta, which translates to MSIQDKLFITCPSCERRQLIPKWEKLLYVCPVCGKYLPLSADTRLKAVFDTGTMSLMDANMSPADPLNFPEYEEKVIKQQKKTGMKESAVCAKGRIGGIKAVCVVLDSHFFMGSMSSVVGEKVTRAIEYATKKKRPLIIFSASGGARMQEGIYSLMQMAKTADAIEEFSRQGGLYISYLTHPTTGGVTASFATLGDITLAEPGALVGFAGPRVIEQTIGKKLPKGFQRAEYLESHGFVDKIVERKDMRATLIDLLKLHQGSEHHGITLLQRKEVAFNE; encoded by the coding sequence ATGAGTATACAGGATAAACTTTTCATTACATGTCCTTCATGTGAAAGAAGACAGCTCATCCCCAAATGGGAGAAGCTCCTTTATGTATGTCCCGTATGTGGCAAGTACCTTCCATTAAGTGCAGATACAAGACTTAAGGCTGTGTTCGATACAGGTACGATGTCACTTATGGATGCAAATATGTCTCCGGCAGATCCGCTTAATTTCCCAGAATATGAAGAAAAAGTAATTAAACAACAAAAAAAGACAGGCATGAAAGAATCCGCTGTCTGCGCAAAAGGCCGCATCGGCGGTATTAAAGCCGTATGCGTTGTTCTTGATTCACACTTTTTCATGGGATCTATGTCCAGCGTTGTTGGAGAGAAAGTTACAAGAGCAATTGAATATGCAACTAAAAAGAAAAGACCTCTTATCATCTTCTCAGCAAGTGGCGGTGCCAGAATGCAGGAGGGTATCTACTCTCTCATGCAGATGGCTAAGACAGCTGATGCTATCGAGGAGTTCTCAAGGCAAGGTGGTCTATATATAAGCTATCTTACACATCCTACTACAGGCGGTGTCACAGCTTCTTTTGCCACACTTGGAGATATAACTCTTGCTGAGCCCGGAGCTCTTGTAGGATTTGCAGGTCCAAGAGTTATCGAACAGACAATTGGCAAGAAGCTCCCCAAGGGATTCCAGAGAGCAGAATATCTTGAGTCCCACGGTTTTGTAGACAAGATAGTTGAGAGAAAAGATATGCGCGCAACATTGATCGATCTTCTAAAGCTCCATCAAGGCAGCGAGCACCATGGTATAACTCTTCTTCAGAGAAAGGAGGTAGCATTTAATGAATAA
- the acpP gene encoding acyl carrier protein — MNFEDVKKIIVDTLGCDEDKVTEEASLTEDLEADSLDLVELHMALEDAIGTKIPDEVIAKLDTVGKVVAYLKENKVA, encoded by the coding sequence ATGAATTTTGAAGACGTTAAGAAGATTATTGTAGACACACTTGGATGCGACGAGGATAAGGTTACAGAAGAGGCTTCTCTTACAGAAGATCTTGAGGCAGATTCACTTGATCTTGTTGAGCTTCACATGGCACTTGAAGATGCTATCGGCACTAAGATCCCTGATGAAGTTATCGCTAAGCTTGATACAGTTGGCAAGGTAGTTGCTTATCTTAAAGAGAACAAGGTTGCCTAA
- a CDS encoding YlmH/Sll1252 family protein: MENDNSMLIGHIKDLASRAYQNDYTTHTNFLGLSELAAVLDEINKSGGSAANQVYNGVKFTLYGGYEDSERNVLCFLPSYLDAESLKLQEDEGGSIVSCLKVVPVNAKFADKLTHRDFLGSLMNLGIERDIIGDILVSEDGQVAYLFILKDMEELICKELIRIKHTCVKCIPVSNKECDIRPSFEEISGSVASERLDAVLALVYRISRSQAQELVSRQLVFIDGRCAFSAGYDLKEGSRVSVRGHGKFKYLGQTGSTRKGRLMIKVAVYK, encoded by the coding sequence ATGGAAAATGATAATTCAATGCTCATCGGTCATATCAAAGATCTGGCATCAAGAGCATATCAAAATGATTACACAACGCACACTAATTTCCTGGGGCTTTCAGAACTTGCAGCTGTGCTTGATGAAATTAATAAAAGCGGCGGTTCTGCAGCAAACCAGGTTTACAACGGCGTAAAGTTTACATTATATGGCGGCTATGAAGACAGTGAAAGAAATGTCCTTTGTTTTCTTCCTTCTTATCTCGATGCTGAAAGTTTAAAACTTCAGGAAGATGAAGGAGGTTCCATCGTATCATGCCTTAAAGTTGTGCCGGTAAATGCAAAATTTGCAGATAAACTTACTCACAGAGATTTTCTTGGGAGTTTAATGAACCTCGGAATCGAAAGAGATATCATAGGTGATATCCTTGTGTCAGAAGATGGACAGGTTGCATATTTATTCATATTAAAAGATATGGAAGAATTAATATGTAAAGAGCTCATCCGGATAAAACACACCTGTGTTAAATGCATACCGGTTTCAAATAAAGAATGTGATATAAGGCCTTCTTTTGAAGAAATATCTGGATCAGTTGCATCTGAAAGACTTGATGCCGTGCTTGCACTCGTCTATAGAATATCCAGAAGCCAGGCTCAGGAACTTGTGTCAAGACAGCTGGTCTTCATCGATGGAAGATGCGCCTTCAGTGCAGGCTATGATCTCAAAGAGGGCTCAAGAGTTTCTGTAAGAGGACATGGTAAATTCAAATATCTCGGACAAACAGGCAGCACCAGAAAAGGACGACTCATGATCAAAGTTGCTGTATACAAATAA